The segment CCCAGCGTTTGAAGCCCGGGTTCTTGCTGCGGTGCGGCACGGGTATGACGGACCAGCCGCGTTCGAGGTAGCGCTGCGCGACTTGTCGTGCCGAGGCGCTCGCCGGTACGTGGGGGCTGTCAAGCTCCATGCGTATTGTCCTCCGTGAGCGGCCCATCCGTCTGGCTTTCCCCGCGCTCCTGATCGATGCGAGCCAGCTCTGACGCAATCCGCATCAAGTCGGCGTCGTGAAACACGCGAGCGTGCCCGGCCCAGCCCGCAGGTGGAAAGTTTCTGGTGCGGATGACGTACTCAACGCGATGCAAGGGCTGTCCCAATCGCCTTGCGATCTCTCCGACGGTCAACAGTGTTTCAGGCTCGGACATGAACTGGTTCCCTTTTGGCTGGCATCCGCTGCCGGATGTTCCCCATCCGCGATATGGCCCTCTATCTATAAATGTGGGGAACTCCGTGACCGTCGCTCGGGAACTGCGTGACCTTTTTCGGGGAACGGCGTGCATCGACCGGAATGTTGGCGTGGGTGGCGGCGCGATAAGATGCACGAGCTCAAGACGTTTCTCCGAGGATCGGTATCACCATGAGCGACAAGGAGAACAGTTCAGCGATCCGCGCTGGGGAGGCCTTCGTGGCCGCGATTGCCGATGATCCCCAGGTCCAGCGGTCCATGGCCAAGGCCGCCTTTCGACTGCGGGCGTTTGCGGCTGGAATCAACGCCATCGGCGTAGCGCAGCGACAAGTCATGGAGACGATCGAAAGTGAATGCGCGGCCTTCCAAAATCTGCTGAAGGAACTTGTCGGCGAGCAGCAGCAATGGATGCAGGCCAAGTTGGCCCCATTTCAAGCCGCGCAAGAGCAGGCGTTCGCTGAGTTGACGGCTGAGATTCAGCAGTCGCACGGCCAGTTGAAGGACAACCTGGCGGCGCACGGCTTTGATCCGCCGAACGACTTGGTGGAGTGGCAGGAGCTGGCGCGGCTGGCCGAACAAGAGCCAGGGCCGATGACGATGGCGGAGATTTATGATTGGGCCATCGCTTGGGCCAAACGGGAGGCGCTGCGGCTCAAGATCGCTCGGGGCGAAACGCCGATCCTGAGCGGCAGCCAGCCACCCGTACGACTAACGAAGCGAATGGCTGAAGACGCCAGCATTCGCCGAGATGAGCACGACATACGCATCGCCTGGTGCATGGGAAAGCGAATGTACCTGGGGCACGACACGCAGGTGAACAGGCTGTTTTGGCTGCTTGCATCTCCTGTGGGCCGAGCCTGTACGCTGGCGGAAGTGCAGCGGGCAATCGACGGGATCGAAACGGCCCGCGACATGGACGCAACGGGCGAAGAGTACCAGAAGGCAAGTCAACGCGTACGCAAGGCGATTTCCAAACTACGCGCGGCTATTGAGGAAGGCGGCGCCGCGGACCACGTGCTGATCGTCCGTGGCGGCAGCCAAAGCGACCCGGAGTACACGCTGGTTCTCAGGTTCGGTGAACTGGAATGATTAACGCTCTATGGAGTTGAGAGCAAACGTCCTGCCAGCCCGGCACAAATTACAATGCGAAGGCGTTGTACGTCGCGCAGGCGTCGGCATCGTCGGGACAGCCATCCAGGTTGAGAAAAATGCCACTGCAGCAGTATCATCACCGGTGACGACATCCCGTCAGCAGATAGAGGAGCCAGTCTTTGCTTGACACTGTCACTAACGGCCAGTGTTGGTATTGATGTCTGCTAGTGAAGGTGTCGGTGGCAAGGCTTGGGAGTTGAAGAGTCGGGCCAGCGCACTGATGTGTCGACGAGCTTGGTGGATTTCATTCTGCTGCTGGCTGCCTAGTATTCGGCGTGTGCATCGCTGGCGCGGCGGCCAAATGAGATCGACATCGCACTGCCTCGGCGGGCACAACGGCCAGGGCGACCGTCGATTCCACTTCGGTTAACGCACGCTGAGCGGCAACGTAGGCCAGCCCGCCGGCCTGATGGGCAGAACTGTGGACGACTTCGACGACTTTTTTTGCTGCCGACCCGGAGAATCGCACGGGCGGCATGCTCGTAGCCACGATCTGCGCCGAATCGGACGAGTCGCACCTTTACAGCGTGAGCGGCATGGCGTTTCACCAGGCCTTCGACGCGCTGCAACAGCCAGCAAGTGACCTTCCAGTCGCGCGACGTCGTACGTCCACTACTACGCATCACAACTCACACCAAGGTCACACAGTCGAGAGCACAAGTTTCCTTCTGCTAAACGTCAAAGTTGGATCTAGGGCGTCTCTTGTACTTTCGCCAATTCGATTGCCGGACCGCTACGATCATTACAACGACTGCCGAGGGCAGAACCACGGGTAGATCGCCGGAATCACGAGCGCTGTCAGCAACGTCGACGTTACCAATCCGCCGATGACAACGCTCGCGAGCGGGCGTTGAATCTCCGCGCCGGCAGACGTGGACAGAGCCATGGGCAAGAAGCCTAAGCTTGCCACCATCGCCGTCATCAGAACGGGCCGAATGCGAACGAGTCCCGTTTCAAAGGCAGCTTCACGAAGCGGCACTCCGGTAAGCCGCATACTCTCCGCGGAACTCACCCAGACGAGTCCGTTGAGCACCGCCACGCCGAAGAGCGCGATGAAGCCGACGCCAGCGGAGATACTGAACGGCATTTCCCGAAGCGCCAACGCGGCCACACCTCCCGACGCCGCCATCGGCACGGCCAGAAAGATCAGCACTGCCAAAGACGCCGATTTAAACGTCGTGTAAAGAAGCAGAAAGATCATTAATAGTACGATAGGCGTGATGATCGCCAGTCGGAGGCTGGCGGACTGCAAGTTCTCGAAGTCGCCTCCCCATTGCAGGGTGTAGCCTGGCGGCAACTTCACGCTGCTCGTGACTCTTGATCTGGCCTCATTCACGAAACTTGCCACATCGCGGCCGCGCACATTCGCCGACACGAATGTGCGGCGACGCGTGGCCTCGTGCTCAATGCCAGGCGGCGATTCTTCCAGTTCAATGTCGGCCAATTCGCCGAGTGGAATCGGCACGCCCCCAGGAGACGTGATGGGGATGCGTTCAAGTCGAGACTGCTCTTCGCGCCAATTCTGAGGAACACGTACGACGATCGGGTAATAGGCGCGCCCTTCGAACACCTCGCCCACTGGCACTCCGCCGAGCGCCGCGACCGTATCCATGACGGCCGCGGCCGTGATGCCATGCCGCGCCAATTGTTCCGGCTTCGCTCGAATGGTGAGCGAGGTGATATTGGCTTGATAGTCCGCTTTGACATCGGCCGCGCCTGGAATCTTTGCCAGCACCGATTCGATTTCCTTGCCCTTTCGCGCGAGCAGCTGCAGGTCGTCCCCATACAGTAAAACCGCTACATCGGCTTTGACGCCCGCCACTAGTTCGTCAACTCTCATTTCGATTGGCTGAGTGAAGCCAAAGTTCACGCCCGGCACCTGCTGGTCTAGTTGAGCGGACATCTCTTCGATGAGCATTTCTCGCGACTTCTGCTCAGGCCACTCGCTAGTCGGTCGGAGCATGACCCAGATATCAGTTTGCTGAACCCCCATCACGTCGTTGGCGATCTCCGGTCGTCCCGTCTTGCAAAATACGGTCTTCACTTCAGGAAACTCGAGGAGCATGTGCTCTACGCGGTCGGACATCGTGACAGCGTCTTCCAGCGTGGCGCTGGGCAGGCGATTCGCTTCGATCAAGAGGTCTCCCTCATCAAGCCGCGGCATGAATTCGGCGCCGAGCCGTGCCGCGATCGGCAGGCTACCGAGGAGGAGACCGATGGCAACAAAAGACACTAGCACGGGACGATCCACGGCAAAGGCAAGGCAGGGGCGATAAATGCGCTTTACCAATCGGAGTAATAGGACGTCCTTCTCGGTCGTGTTCGCCGGCAAGAGAAAGGACGCCAAGACGGGCATCAGCGTCAGCGACAGGACGAGCGAGCCGGCCAGCGCGAACAGCACCGTCCAGGCCATTGGCCGGAACAACTTTCCTTCCGTCCCCTCGAGCGTCAGGATCGGCAAATAAACGACCGCGATAATCAACTCGCCGAACATCGTGGGTTTGCGGACTTCGACAGCGGCGTCGCGCACTACGTCGGCGACAGCGTGCTCTGGTTGGCGATGCCCGAGCCGTCGCATGCAATTCTCAATCATGATCACTGAACTATCCACAATGAGCCCGAAATCGATCGCTCCCAAGCTCATGAGGCTCGCGGTGATTCCGGTGGCCTGCATGAGGTTCGCGGCAAAGAGCATAGATAGTGGAATCGCCAAAGCCACGATCAAGCCGGCTCGGATACTTCCCAAGAGGACGAGCAGCACCACGATCACGAGGACGCCGCCCTCTACCAAATTGCTCAGCACAGTATGCAGCGTCCGATTGATCAAGTCCGCGCGATCGTAGATGACTTCGATCGTGACTCCCGCCGGCAACGTGCCTTGGATTTCTTCGATTCGCTCCTTGGCCGCTTGGACCACTGTACGCGAATTCTCTCCCAACAACATCATCACCATTCCGGTAACGACCTCGCCTCGACCGTCTCGCGTGACGAGCCCTTGCCGGGTGAGGGGGGCGATCTGTACGTCACACAAGTCCTTGATCAAGATCGGAACGCTGTCGAGCTGGCTGCGAACCACGACGTCCTCAATATCTTTCACACTCTTGAGGAGAGCCTCGCCTCGCAAGAACTGCTGCTCGCCAAAATGGACGATGTAGCCTCCACCGCTGCTGGCATTGTTTCGCTCCAACGCTTCAACGATTTCCTCAAGCGAAAAGCCTGAACTCGCCAGTCGCTCGGGATCGACGGCGACTTCGTAGGATTTGTAGAGTCCGCCATGCGAATTGACGTCGGTCACGCCTGCGACGCGCCGCAACTGTGGAGCGATGTCCCATTCCAAGATGCTGCGCAATTCCATCGGCGTGTAACCGTCGCCGCGGACTTCGAATTGAAGCACTTCACCGAGGGCCGTGCTCAAGGCGCCCAGCTTTGGGTCGCCTCGTCCCGCCGCAATTCGCGAGTTCGCTTCCACGAGCCGCTCGTTGACCAATTGTCGAGCGCGATAGATATCTACGCCTTCGCCAAATACAACCGTCACGACGGAAATCCCAAATTTCGAGACACTGCGCAATTCCTCGACATCCGCCAAGCCATTCATCGCGGCTTCCACCGGATAAGTCAGATAACGCTCGACCTCCAGCGGCGACATGGAACCGCCATCGGTGATGACTTGAACCTGTACGTTGGTCATATCTGGCACGGCGTCGATCGGCAGGGTCGCGGCGGAATATAGCCCTCCCGCTGCAATCAGCAAAACGAGGACAATTACCAACACGCGATTGGCGAGCGAGAGTTCGATGAGAGCGGTCAGCATGAATGATCTTCTTGTTCTTAGGCCTATTCGGCTTCTTGTTCCAGCAGCAGCATGCTCTTGAGGACAAAGGCGCCCTGGTCGACCACTTCCTGATTGGGTTCGATCTCACCTGTCAGTTCCACCGAACTGTCATCTTTCCATCCGGACTTCACTTCCACGCGACGAAAACGACCTCTACTCTTTCGCACGAATACGAACGCGCGACCGTCGTGCCGCAATAGGGCGGACTGCGGGGCCACGATCGCGTCGCGTGGCGCCGCGTTCGGTAGTTGAAGCCAAGCGAACATGCCGGGCCTGAGCCGACCATCGGGGTTCTCCACTTCGGCAATCAGCGACACCGAGCGAGTCTCAGCGTCCATGCGGGCATCCAGATGTTTTGCGGTCACAGTGAAATGATCATCCGGGAAAGCGGAAAACGAGATTGTCATTGGTTCGCCTCCTTGTACGCTTACTCCGGCCAGATCGCGCTCATGGATCGCCGCAGCGATCCAAAGTCGCGATACGTCCACCAATTCCGCCATGTGCTGTCCAACTACAACCCTTGAGTTCGTCGCCACCTCCACACGAGTGATATTGGCGTTCCAGGGGGCCCGGATCACCAGTTCATTGAGTTTTGGTGATGTCTGAACGCTGTTTGTATTCATGGCCATCGAGCCCTCAAGTGCCAAGAGTTGTTCCTTCCGCACGCGGACAAGCCGTTCCGCCTGATCCAGCTGTTTTTGGGAAGCTGACGTGGCCTGCGCGCACGCGAATCGAGACTCCTCGCAAGTCCCGACGAACTCGGCTCGCGCGATTTGCAAATCACCGCTCCGCTGAGCGGCGTTTCGGGCAGTGACGATTCCACCGGCAGATAGCGCGTCGGCATTGTCCGCCAGTGCCTCGGCTAATCGAAGTTTGGCATAGGCGCCAAAGACATGTCCCCGGTAGTTCCCCAGCTCGCGTTCAGCGAATTCCTGTTCGATGAATTCCACTTCGGGATCCTCAGTTAACCTGTCCAGGAGTTGCATCAAGTGCCTTTCGACATGGCGATGCCACTCGGCCGCGAGCTTCGCCGCGCCAAGCTCCGCTTCACTTGTAAGCAGTTCATTTCTTGCCAAACCGATCTCCTCGCCACTCATCTTTGCGAGTGGTTCGCCGGCTCGAATTGCTTGCCCTGCGACCATGAGTACCTCGGTAACGACGCCGTCCACGGGCGCAATGATGTCGACACGCCGCGCGGGATCATACTGGACAGTGGCGGGGATGGACCGTAGAGGGTGAATAGTTCGCTTAACCAATGGAGTGCAATGGATTCCGGCGGCACGTTCCTGGCTTTCGCTTATCCGAACATCGGCAGTCGCCATCTCACTGCTGACGGACTTGTCCGGCGCGTCGACGACCGACGTGCCGACGCTGGAAAAAGTCCACCAGCTAAGCGAGGAGACGCCAGCTAGTGCCATCGTGGCCATTGCGACCCACAGGAGGCGCAATGCGGCGAATCGTGGCCTGCGCTTTGACGAAGGGCTCGCGATCGGGGCGATTACGGACATCGGAGTTGCTCCGCTTCACGAAAGTGAAAAGGCAAGGCGCGCCAAATCTGAAGAAATCAGCACAAGTGCCGTGACGGACGAACCGCCGGTTCACAATGCTCGATTCAAAGGCGATCGTCCGCCCGGGTTGTACGCGAGAAGGCGTAACGCGAAGATAGCTAACACTGCAACGAGCCAACCCAGGCGCGCAATGCCCTCCCAGAAATGGCAGGGGGGGAGTCCCCTCCAGGTTTCAAGCTCGCCGTCGCGACGATTGTCGACGCCGGGATCAAGAAATGGGGGGCGGATGAAAACGCCAAGTCGTGAATCCATTCCCCTGCCGCGAAGATGCACGGCACGTCAACGGATTTCGCCACAATCGCGCCGCGACACAAGCATCCTGATTCGTGTTCGCACGGCGCTGGCGCTTTCCGATGCGGCACTTCGGTGGCGTGACACTCGGACGGCTGCGCCACAGCCGCTTCAGCAGCGTGAAGCGTGCAGTGCAGCGAAGTAAACAGCATCGCTACCACCATCGCCCACGCGACGGCGCGTCGGTGCGAGCGGCGAATAGGGCGCCAACATTGCATGTCTCTCATTGTAATCGATGTTCAAGCATTCGCAATTGGCAACGCCGAGACTTCGGAGACGCGTATCGAGAATCCGTCTCAGAAGGCTGTGAGATGCCCAGGAAACGGCGGCGTAGACCGAGACCGTGGTTTCGGAGATGTTCATGGCTCAGTAGGGTGCATCTCGACAAAGCTGTGTGCAGTCATTCGGATGGTCATTTGCATCGCTGAACTACCGTCGTCCGCCCCGTTTGAGCTTCACGTTGGGCCAGGCTTTGACGATCTGGTCGAGTACGGTTTCGAAACGATCGCTCACGCCTTGAGCCAAAACTTGTTGCAGCGCCTCACCATGCACGGTCACGGAGTCTTTCGCCAGCGAAGTGACGCTTGTCATCACCTTCGGCGCGATTCGCGACGGAGAGGTTGGCACGTTCGACGACGCGACGAGCGTGACCGGCGCCGCCGCCGGCGCTCCGTCCAGCGATGCGCCAAAATTGTTGCGCACGTTGTTCAGATCCACGATATTCACGACCAAGTCGCCGTTCGTGTCGCCGGTCACTCCTGGTCCGGACGCACCGAAGTCGTTCCGCACGTTATTCAGGTCGACGATATTCACGTGGCCGTCGTGATTGGTGTCGCCCAAAAGCGTTGCGACGGACGCGCTGCCGAAGTCCGAGTGATCCTCAATCTCGCCTTCTTCCAGGTCCTCGAATTCGTAGCCATCGCCGGGGATGGGCGTGCCAATGACGACCGGAATCGAGCCGAGCACGACGTTCGTACCTGCGCGGACGAACTGAAGGTCAAAGCGATGCGGAATGCCATCTCCCACGAACTCGATGTCGAACGTTGCCGTGGCGCCCGAGGCCAGGTTGTTCAACACGCCCGTATGATTGAGGATTTTCACGCGCGGGTCCGACGCCTGGACGTCGATATTCACCGCCACGTTGGTCACCGCGTTTTGAATGGCATTCGTGATGCCGCTGGCCACGCTGGCGCCGAAGCCGGAAGCGATCTGGAAGTAGAGCGGGTCGCCTGGCGCGATCGGATCGATGGTGCCATTGTCGATCGTTGCGGTGGAGTGGTTAACGGCGCCGGTGAGCGTCGACAACGCTTCGAGCCCTTGGCGCGGGTCGAAGTTCGCTTCTGCATTGGTGCCCAACCCGATCACCAGTGCCCCCAAGGCGTTGAGCGCCGTGATCGTTTCTTGAATGCCGGCACCCGCGCCAAACGGGGTGTCAGGTCGCGAAGTTCCCGTCAACGCGCCGATCGGCAGCGTCGCGCCGCCGACGCCCGTGATGATTGCTTCGCCAAACGGTTGGTACGCGAAGCCGATGTCGGTCGCGGTCAGAATGATTGGCAACGCGCCGGCGCGGAAGCCAGCGCCTCCCACATTGCCGCTGGGGGCCAGCACGCCGTTCGCCGTGTCCGCTTGAAACGATGCGAACGACGGCACGTCGCCGCTGGCGCCAGGATTAAGTTGCGTGTGCGCCATTCCAGCCGGCCCGCTGTCAAACACGGAACCATTGTTGTTCCCGTCGAATCCCAACCCCGTGACGAGTTGATAGAGCGCCTCGATATCGGTTTCCGGTCCGTCGCCGCCGTAGCCGGGCGCCGTGCGATTGAGGGCCGCTTGGATGGACGCCATGTAATCGGGATTGGTGGCCGCCACGATCGGCTGATTCAGCACGAACGGCCGTCCCTCCGCGTACTCCGAAGCGTAATTCGCGTACTCTTCGAAACGCCCCACGCCGAAGCCCAAGTCAATGCCCGGCAGCGAGGCTTGCAAGGCGGCGATGATGTCTGGGAAGGCGCTCCGCACGATCGGACTGTTGTTGACGAAACTGCCTGTGTCATCGAACAGCAGGAACACGTCGACCATGTTCGTCAGCGCGCCGGATTGCGGCAACGTGATGCTGACCGTTTGCGGGTGGCTCTCGCCTTCCGCCAACGACATGGTGATGCTCGACGGATCGACATTCCCCATCGCCGGATTGCTGACGCCATCCGGCCAGAGGATGCCGTCGACCGTCGTGGGATACGTTTGCTCGTAGCCGGGCGATTCGAACTCGCGCACGACATAGGCGCCCGGCGAGAGGTCCCCAAAGGAATAAGAACCATCGTCTCCTGTGACGACGCGCGGTTCGTCGTCGTCCATCACGTTGTCCCGGTCGTAGTCGACGTAGACGGTTGCACCGGGCAGTCCCGCTTCGCCCGCGTCGCGTTGATGGTTCCGATTCGCGTCGTGAAATCGCACCCCGTGGATTTCATTCGGACGGAACACCGCCGCGGTATCGACGCCTGAGCGTTCCTCACCGGCGGCGACAGTGACAACATGCTCCAGTTGCGCGGCGGGCGTCGCGCTCAATTTGGCCGGAACGATCACGCGGACCGTATAAGTGCCCGGCGCCAGATGCGTAAATGCATAGGCGCCCGCTTCGTCAACCGCTGGTGTGTAGAATTGATCAGCGGACGTGCTGTGTTGCGGCTCCGCTGGATCAAGGATCGAGTCGTTATTCAGATCCAGATAGACGGTCAGGCCGCCCAATCCTTGTTCATCAACGCCGCGCACACCATCGCGATTCGCATCGGCGAACACCGTGCCGCGGATGACGGAGTCCTTGATCCGCTCGTTGCCGAAGTCCAGATTCGAGACCGCGTCGCCGTTGCGCAGCGAAACGGTTTGACTGGTCGACGGCGGCGCGGTGGGACGCCAGCCAGCAGGGATTTGCTGGACGATCGTCACCGTGCCGGGCGTCAGGCCGGCGAGCGCGTAGCTGCCATCCGCGGCGGAGACGTTTTGCGGTTCACCGCCATCGGCCACGCCGTTGTGGTTCAAGTCGGCGAACAACGTCCAGCCAGCCAGGCCGGGATCGGTGAACGTGGCCGATTCAGGATCGAAATCGCGCACGCCGTCGCCGTCGACGTCTTCCCAGACCGTGCCCTCGATGTTGGCCGGCAAGGTTTCCACAATCTGGAAGTTGGCGAAGTCCGGCGCGATGGTTTCCACGCCGGAGAACACTGTAACCGACTCGCTGTCGCCGAACGTCGGCGCGGGTTCCCAACCGGCCGGCAGGATCTCGCGAATCTTGTATTCGCCGACTTGCAGATCGGCGATGGTGTAGACGCCGTCGGCGTCGGTCAGCGCTGTGGGCTCCAGTTCATCGAGCGAGCCATTCCGGTTCAAGTCCAAGAACACCGTCCAGTTCACCAGCCCCGGCTCCGTGAAGGCGCCGGACAGGTCGGCGTCGCGAAGGCCGTTGCGATTCACGTCATTCCAGATCGTGCCGCGGAGCGAACCGTTGGTGACGTTGAAGTTCGCGAAATCCGGCGCGATCGTCTCAGCGCCGGCGTCGACCGTGACCGTGAAACGTCCGTCGAATTCGGGCGACAGGTTCCACCCTTCCGGCAGGACCTCGGCGACGTCGTAGTCGCCCACAGGTAGACTAACGAACGCGTAGACGCCGCTCGCGTTCGTCACCGCGGTCGGTTCGCCCGGGTCTTGCTCGAAGTTGAAGTTCACATCCAGGTACACGGTCCAATCGGCCAGGCCCGGCTCGGTGAATTCGCCGGTGTCCGGATCGGTGTTGCGAATGCCGTCGATGTTGGCGTCGTTCCAAATCGTGCCGCGGAGCGACCCGCTCGTGGTGCTGAAGTTGGCGAAGTCGGCCACCGCGGTGTCGAGCGGAAACAGCTCCACGTCTTGGCGATTGTCGAACTCCGGCGACACTTCCCAGCCGTCGGGAATCACTTCCACGACGCGGTAATCTCCGGCCGGCACGTCGGTGAACGCATAGAAGCCAGTCTCATCTGTCAGCGCAGTCGGCTCGCCCACGTCGGGATTCTGGTTCTTGTTCAGATCGAGAAAAATCGT is part of the Planctomycetia bacterium genome and harbors:
- a CDS encoding CusA/CzcA family heavy metal efflux RND transporter, encoding MLTALIELSLANRVLVIVLVLLIAAGGLYSAATLPIDAVPDMTNVQVQVITDGGSMSPLEVERYLTYPVEAAMNGLADVEELRSVSKFGISVVTVVFGEGVDIYRARQLVNERLVEANSRIAAGRGDPKLGALSTALGEVLQFEVRGDGYTPMELRSILEWDIAPQLRRVAGVTDVNSHGGLYKSYEVAVDPERLASSGFSLEEIVEALERNNASSGGGYIVHFGEQQFLRGEALLKSVKDIEDVVVRSQLDSVPILIKDLCDVQIAPLTRQGLVTRDGRGEVVTGMVMMLLGENSRTVVQAAKERIEEIQGTLPAGVTIEVIYDRADLINRTLHTVLSNLVEGGVLVIVVLLVLLGSIRAGLIVALAIPLSMLFAANLMQATGITASLMSLGAIDFGLIVDSSVIMIENCMRRLGHRQPEHAVADVVRDAAVEVRKPTMFGELIIAVVYLPILTLEGTEGKLFRPMAWTVLFALAGSLVLSLTLMPVLASFLLPANTTEKDVLLLRLVKRIYRPCLAFAVDRPVLVSFVAIGLLLGSLPIAARLGAEFMPRLDEGDLLIEANRLPSATLEDAVTMSDRVEHMLLEFPEVKTVFCKTGRPEIANDVMGVQQTDIWVMLRPTSEWPEQKSREMLIEEMSAQLDQQVPGVNFGFTQPIEMRVDELVAGVKADVAVLLYGDDLQLLARKGKEIESVLAKIPGAADVKADYQANITSLTIRAKPEQLARHGITAAAVMDTVAALGGVPVGEVFEGRAYYPIVVRVPQNWREEQSRLERIPITSPGGVPIPLGELADIELEESPPGIEHEATRRRTFVSANVRGRDVASFVNEARSRVTSSVKLPPGYTLQWGGDFENLQSASLRLAIITPIVLLMIFLLLYTTFKSASLAVLIFLAVPMAASGGVAALALREMPFSISAGVGFIALFGVAVLNGLVWVSSAESMRLTGVPLREAAFETGLVRIRPVLMTAMVASLGFLPMALSTSAGAEIQRPLASVVIGGLVTSTLLTALVIPAIYPWFCPRQSL
- a CDS encoding SdrD B-like domain-containing protein; this encodes MRRLTTARSLSSARKTSWTRPRGSLRRQTLRSTGFESLEQRSLLAVLVSDALSGTADTTIGGTIYNDLDGNGIRNNGEDGVQGWTVYLDLDNSGTLNTDAVGDTEPSAVSNVDGDYVIRFLKPSTYRVAEVVQEGWRPTGPVSRDVKVNQSQDAVADFFNFAGATIEGTVWNDLNADSIRDVDPDSGEFTDPGLPGWTIFLDLNKNQNPDVGEPTALTDETGFYAFTDVPAGDYRVVEVIPDGWEVSPEFDNRQDVELFPLDTAVADFANFSTTSGSLRGTIWNDANIDGIRNTDPDTGEFTEPGLADWTVYLDVNFNFEQDPGEPTAVTNASGVYAFVSLPVGDYDVAEVLPEGWNLSPEFDGRFTVTVDAGAETIAPDFANFNVTNGSLRGTIWNDVNRNGLRDADLSGAFTEPGLVNWTVFLDLNRNGSLDELEPTALTDADGVYTIADLQVGEYKIREILPAGWEPAPTFGDSESVTVFSGVETIAPDFANFQIVETLPANIEGTVWEDVDGDGVRDFDPESATFTDPGLAGWTLFADLNHNGVADGGEPQNVSAADGSYALAGLTPGTVTIVQQIPAGWRPTAPPSTSQTVSLRNGDAVSNLDFGNERIKDSVIRGTVFADANRDGVRGVDEQGLGGLTVYLDLNNDSILDPAEPQHSTSADQFYTPAVDEAGAYAFTHLAPGTYTVRVIVPAKLSATPAAQLEHVVTVAAGEERSGVDTAAVFRPNEIHGVRFHDANRNHQRDAGEAGLPGATVYVDYDRDNVMDDDEPRVVTGDDGSYSFGDLSPGAYVVREFESPGYEQTYPTTVDGILWPDGVSNPAMGNVDPSSITMSLAEGESHPQTVSITLPQSGALTNMVDVFLLFDDTGSFVNNSPIVRSAFPDIIAALQASLPGIDLGFGVGRFEEYANYASEYAEGRPFVLNQPIVAATNPDYMASIQAALNRTAPGYGGDGPETDIEALYQLVTGLGFDGNNNGSVFDSGPAGMAHTQLNPGASGDVPSFASFQADTANGVLAPSGNVGGAGFRAGALPIILTATDIGFAYQPFGEAIITGVGGATLPIGALTGTSRPDTPFGAGAGIQETITALNALGALVIGLGTNAEANFDPRQGLEALSTLTGAVNHSTATIDNGTIDPIAPGDPLYFQIASGFGASVASGITNAIQNAVTNVAVNIDVQASDPRVKILNHTGVLNNLASGATATFDIEFVGDGIPHRFDLQFVRAGTNVVLGSIPVVIGTPIPGDGYEFEDLEEGEIEDHSDFGSASVATLLGDTNHDGHVNIVDLNNVRNDFGASGPGVTGDTNGDLVVNIVDLNNVRNNFGASLDGAPAAAPVTLVASSNVPTSPSRIAPKVMTSVTSLAKDSVTVHGEALQQVLAQGVSDRFETVLDQIVKAWPNVKLKRGGRR
- a CDS encoding efflux RND transporter periplasmic adaptor subunit, translated to MATADVRISESQERAAGIHCTPLVKRTIHPLRSIPATVQYDPARRVDIIAPVDGVVTEVLMVAGQAIRAGEPLAKMSGEEIGLARNELLTSEAELGAAKLAAEWHRHVERHLMQLLDRLTEDPEVEFIEQEFAERELGNYRGHVFGAYAKLRLAEALADNADALSAGGIVTARNAAQRSGDLQIARAEFVGTCEESRFACAQATSASQKQLDQAERLVRVRKEQLLALEGSMAMNTNSVQTSPKLNELVIRAPWNANITRVEVATNSRVVVGQHMAELVDVSRLWIAAAIHERDLAGVSVQGGEPMTISFSAFPDDHFTVTAKHLDARMDAETRSVSLIAEVENPDGRLRPGMFAWLQLPNAAPRDAIVAPQSALLRHDGRAFVFVRKSRGRFRRVEVKSGWKDDSSVELTGEIEPNQEVVDQGAFVLKSMLLLEQEAE